Proteins from one Dermacentor variabilis isolate Ectoservices chromosome 1, ASM5094787v1, whole genome shotgun sequence genomic window:
- the LOC142570431 gene encoding uncharacterized protein LOC142570431, translated as MSGPFVEFDHVPSAECRLDVWGCRLRIYPRDTLPCASTMLNAIKAESNGDTYSVARPSSCIWRLRVRFAPNRADGSATIPTGVARRLLRRRTCGWRLLGCTSSKLQRHSCPKLCGRPYRLLSCA; from the exons ATGAGTGGCCCGTTCGTCGAGTTCGACCACGTGCCTTCTGCCGAGTGCCGCCTCGACGTCTGGGGTTGCAGGTTACGCATCTACCCACGTGACACGCTGCCGTGCGCGTCGACGATGCTGAACGCCATCAAGGCTGAGAGCAACGGCGACACGTACAGCGTGGCTAGACCAAGCAGCTGCATTTGGAGGCTACGTGTGAG GTTCGCCCCGAACAGAGCAGACGGCAGTGCGACAATCCCGACAGGAGTCGCCCGTCGTCTCCTGCGTCGCCGCACGTGTGGCTGGCGTCTGCTCGGCTGCACCTCGTCAAAGCTGCAGCGGCACAGCTGCCCCAAGCTCTGCGGGCGGCCTTACCGCCTCCTCAGCTGCGCTTAA